In the genome of Persephonella sp. KM09-Lau-8, one region contains:
- a CDS encoding CoB--CoM heterodisulfide reductase iron-sulfur subunit B family protein: MAELKYAFYTGCSAKGVAPELYNSTKLVAEKLGMELIELEAATCCGAGAVQEKDEFLALTINARNLALAEELGLDMLTICNTCTLMLRETKFKLDNDPELKEAVNEVLREAGLEYKGTSEVTHFLWEVIDGVGLDKLKEMVIRPLKDFNIAPFYGCHIIRPPYLIGYEDPDNPKSIEMIIEALGGNPVDHTARLACCGFHSFWSAEDKVTLKLTAMDAESAKEEKADFMVTPCPLCHTQLDAMQEEAEERIGVNIGMPVLHLPQMIGLAIGFKPHELGLDKHVISTKEIIRKVA, encoded by the coding sequence ATGGCTGAATTAAAATATGCCTTTTATACAGGATGTTCTGCAAAAGGTGTAGCTCCTGAGCTTTACAATTCCACAAAACTTGTGGCAGAAAAACTTGGAATGGAGCTTATAGAACTAGAAGCTGCTACATGCTGCGGTGCTGGAGCTGTTCAGGAAAAGGATGAATTCCTTGCACTTACAATAAATGCAAGAAACCTTGCCCTTGCTGAAGAGCTTGGTCTTGATATGCTTACTATCTGTAACACATGCACACTTATGCTTAGAGAAACAAAATTCAAACTGGACAATGACCCTGAACTAAAAGAAGCGGTTAATGAAGTTCTCAGAGAAGCAGGACTTGAATACAAAGGAACTTCAGAAGTTACCCACTTTTTATGGGAAGTGATTGATGGAGTCGGTCTGGATAAACTCAAAGAGATGGTTATAAGGCCACTTAAAGACTTTAATATAGCACCATTTTATGGCTGCCATATCATAAGACCTCCGTATCTCATTGGGTATGAAGACCCAGATAATCCAAAATCAATAGAAATGATAATAGAAGCTTTAGGTGGAAATCCTGTAGACCACACAGCAAGACTTGCCTGCTGTGGATTCCACTCATTCTGGTCAGCAGAAGACAAAGTAACCCTTAAACTTACAGCAATGGATGCAGAGTCTGCAAAAGAGGAAAAAGCAGACTTTATGGTAACACCTTGTCCGCTCTGCCATACACAGCTTGATGCAATGCAGGAAGAAGCAGAAGAAAGAATTGGAGTTAATATAGGAATGCCTGTATTACACCTTCCTCAAATGATAGGGCTTGCAATAGGATTTAAACCCCATGAACTTGGACTTGATAAACACGTTATTTCTACAAAAGAGATTATCAGAAAAGTAGCATAA
- a CDS encoding metalloregulator ArsR/SmtB family transcription factor gives MEEIVHDEKERWKDEEFLEENAELLKALAHPNRLKIIGFLSSGKKCVKHIWEALDLPQPNVSQHLSVLRNKGILGYKRQGSIVCYYIKNKKALEIYKLLLKEE, from the coding sequence ATGGAAGAAATTGTTCATGATGAAAAAGAAAGATGGAAAGATGAAGAGTTTTTAGAGGAAAATGCAGAATTGTTAAAAGCCCTTGCACATCCAAACAGGCTTAAAATCATAGGATTTTTAAGTTCTGGTAAGAAATGTGTAAAACATATTTGGGAGGCACTGGATTTACCACAGCCAAATGTATCTCAGCACTTGTCTGTTTTAAGAAATAAGGGTATATTAGGATATAAAAGACAGGGCTCTATCGTTTGTTATTACATAAAAAACAAAAAAGCTCTGGAAATATATAAGCTACTACTAAAGGAGGAATAA
- the trxA gene encoding thioredoxin — protein sequence MAGKVCIVNESNWEQEVLNSDLPVLVDFWAPWCGPCRLIAPIIEELAEELEGKAKICKLNTDENPNIAMKYGIRAIPTIMVFKNGQVVDTKVGVQPKEVLKSLLV from the coding sequence ATGGCAGGCAAAGTATGCATAGTGAACGAGTCAAACTGGGAACAGGAAGTTTTAAATTCTGATTTACCAGTGTTAGTTGATTTCTGGGCACCATGGTGTGGACCATGTAGATTAATTGCACCTATAATTGAGGAGTTGGCTGAAGAGTTAGAAGGAAAAGCTAAGATATGTAAGCTCAATACAGATGAAAATCCAAATATAGCTATGAAATATGGTATTAGAGCAATACCAACAATTATGGTATTTAAAAATGGACAGGTTGTTGATACAAAAGTAGGTGTTCAGCCTAAAGAAGTTCTCAAAAGTCTCCTTGTATAA
- the lpxA gene encoding acyl-ACP--UDP-N-acetylglucosamine O-acyltransferase, with product MSVEIHPTAIVSDKAQLGVNVKVGPFSIIEDHVKIGDNTEISSNVKIKNFTTIGENCNISEGVVIGGIPQHLGFKGEETYVEIGNNVTIREYTTIHRGTSFDDGITRIGDNTYLMAYVHIAHDCKVGHDTILANAVTLAGHVKIGNYVFIGGLTPIHQFCRVGDYAMVGGASAVDKDIPPFTRASKNHAMLYGLNLVGLKRRGFTPEQIKLIKEAYRIIFRTAPTLEEGIKEVEQKLPQTLEIKMLIDFIKTSKRGIAPEASKKKR from the coding sequence TTGAGCGTAGAAATACACCCAACAGCAATTGTTTCAGACAAAGCTCAGTTAGGGGTCAACGTAAAAGTTGGCCCCTTTTCTATTATTGAAGACCATGTGAAAATCGGAGACAACACAGAGATATCCTCAAATGTAAAAATCAAAAATTTCACAACAATCGGTGAAAATTGTAATATTTCAGAGGGAGTTGTCATAGGAGGTATTCCCCAGCATCTTGGTTTTAAAGGTGAGGAAACCTATGTTGAAATAGGTAATAACGTAACTATTAGAGAATACACAACTATCCACAGAGGAACTTCCTTTGATGATGGTATAACAAGAATTGGAGATAATACTTATCTTATGGCTTATGTTCATATCGCCCATGACTGTAAAGTTGGCCATGACACAATTCTCGCCAATGCTGTAACACTTGCAGGGCATGTCAAAATAGGAAATTATGTTTTCATAGGTGGGTTAACCCCTATCCATCAGTTTTGTAGAGTTGGTGATTATGCAATGGTAGGTGGCGCATCAGCGGTAGACAAAGATATTCCACCATTTACCAGAGCTTCAAAAAACCACGCAATGTTATACGGATTAAATCTTGTTGGGCTCAAAAGAAGAGGATTTACCCCAGAGCAAATTAAACTGATAAAAGAAGCATATAGAATCATATTCAGAACAGCACCAACACTGGAAGAAGGTATCAAAGAAGTAGAACAGAAACTTCCCCAAACCCTAGAAATAAAAATGCTAATTGACTTTATCAAAACCTCAAAAAGAGGAATAGCTCCAGAGGCTTCAAAGAAAAAAAGATGA
- the lpxI gene encoding UDP-2,3-diacylglucosamine diphosphatase LpxI (LpxI, functionally equivalent to LpxH, replaces it in LPS biosynthesis in a minority of bacteria.) — MNKIGLIAGAGELPVEFAKSAVQKEKPLKIYAIKGITDKKIQNIAPTVWLNLGEAQKLIDSMKQDHIIDVVMLGKIEHFHLIKSIHRFDKRARSFFNQLIDKRAKSILEAVLNELQKEGFNPIDPTPYLSSLLVPEGLIAGKYPEEHFIEDAKFGLKIAKEVAELDIGQTVVVKDKIVVAVEGLEGTDKCIIRGGELAGENTVVCKVARKNQNMRYDVPVIGTKTLKSMKKAKAKLLAVEAGKTFLVEKEEFKKLAQKYGISVIGFDLSNI, encoded by the coding sequence ATGAATAAAATAGGCCTTATAGCTGGTGCAGGAGAGCTTCCTGTAGAATTCGCAAAGTCAGCCGTCCAAAAAGAAAAACCCCTAAAAATTTATGCAATCAAAGGTATCACAGACAAAAAAATCCAGAATATAGCTCCAACTGTATGGTTAAATCTTGGAGAAGCCCAGAAACTAATAGATAGTATGAAACAAGACCATATTATTGATGTGGTTATGTTAGGAAAGATAGAGCATTTTCATCTTATTAAATCCATCCATAGATTTGACAAAAGAGCACGAAGTTTTTTTAACCAATTAATAGACAAAAGAGCAAAATCAATTCTTGAGGCAGTTTTAAATGAACTTCAGAAAGAAGGATTTAATCCAATTGATCCAACGCCATACTTATCCTCTCTTTTGGTTCCAGAGGGTTTGATTGCAGGAAAATATCCAGAAGAGCACTTTATAGAAGATGCAAAATTTGGTTTAAAAATAGCAAAAGAAGTGGCAGAACTTGATATTGGCCAGACAGTTGTTGTTAAAGACAAAATAGTAGTTGCAGTAGAAGGACTTGAAGGAACAGACAAATGTATAATAAGAGGTGGAGAGTTGGCAGGAGAAAACACAGTTGTCTGTAAAGTCGCCAGAAAAAACCAGAATATGAGATATGACGTTCCTGTTATCGGAACCAAAACCCTTAAATCTATGAAAAAAGCCAAGGCAAAACTACTTGCTGTAGAAGCAGGAAAAACATTTTTAGTAGAAAAAGAGGAATTCAAAAAATTAGCACAAAAATACGGCATTTCTGTTATAGGTTTTGATTTATCAAATATTTAG